In Camelus dromedarius isolate mCamDro1 chromosome 7, mCamDro1.pat, whole genome shotgun sequence, the sequence TGGAGTTCCTCTGTCACTGGAACTGTGGTAACAGTGGGTTCCCTGCTCctgggggaggcctggggagTCCCTGCTCTGTGACTGTGGAATAGGGCTGCCTTCCTGGGGTCAGGTGGCTTGTCGTGGGGCCTGCTGCTCCTGGGTGACTAGGCAGGGGGCATGGGGTGAAGGTAGAAGAGGATTGACCCATGTTTACATCTGCCTTTGGAAACTGGGGTGCAGATGTTCTGAATGCCTGGGGAAGGGGGGCATCTGGGTAGTGAGTTGTCTGTAGCTCTCTTTCCAGAAGAAAGCATGATCTGACCCCCAGAAAGCCATGTGACCTTCTAGACTGACCTTGTGCCAGAGCGTTTCTGCCGAGGTCCTGGCTTTCAGCGAGAGTTGGTGTACAGGAGAGCCCCAAGCTGACAGAAAGCCTCCAGAGGCTGGTACTGGCCATGCACACACGCCCAGCCTCCTTCTTAGCTCTGCCTCTAAGGCCAGGAGGTGGAAGGAGGGTCCTACACTCACAACATACCTCTCCCTTTGTCAGTAGCAGAGGGTCATGGGGTCCCTGACCTGGAGAGTTTGGGGCTTCTCAAGAGAGAGACCAGACTGACTTAGCTCAGGAGTTTGGCAGGAAGTCAGGAAGTCACTGCCCCCGCTCAGTGAGCTCAGGGGGAACTGGAAATGTCTGTGGTCTTGTCCACAGCAGAGAACTCATGGGGGTGGAATTCCCCAAGCCCATGTGATGTAggaggctgtcctgggccccagaccagcagcctctGTAGAGGCTCCTGCCCTGCACCTGCCCTGCACCTGCCCTGTTCCCCTCCCCCGCTCTCTGAGCCTCTCAGGCTGGTcccagtagcagcagcagcagcagcgttACCTgcaagcttgttagaaatgcaagtcTGAGGCTCCACCCCATCTTCCTAACTCAGTGTGGGTCTGAGCCATCTTGTCCCCAGCCCTCCTGGTGACTCTGGTGTGCTGGAGTTGGAGAAGCTGCAGGTGTGAATGGAATGCCGCCTGCCCTGGAGCTCCGACCCGGGCCGGGGGGCTTGTCTTCCCTGTCCCTTCCTTCTGGGACAGCACAGTGGGCCTGGCCAACCCGACCAACTTTGGGGTGGGAAAGAATTGCCCTGGGCATCAGTGTGGGGTGCCCACACAGAGAACTGGTGGTagttgcattttaaataaattctcattttgagAGAATTGTAGATTCATATGCAGTTATTATAAGACATAACACAGAGAACTCTGTctcctttacccagtttcccgactggtaacatcttgcaaaactgtagCACAACATCACAGGAGGATGCTACATCAGTACAGTTGAGATACAGTTATTTCCATCCCTGCCGCCTTATATTCACAccagcttccctcctccccacattTAACCCCTGGCAGCTGCCAGGGTgctctccatttctataatttcgTCATTTCAGGAATGTTACATAAAGGGAATCTTACAGTGTGTAATCTCTGGGGATCGGCTTTTTCCACACAGCATGAGTCCCCGGAGATTCCTGCAGGTTGGTGCCTGTATCATTAGATCTTCCTCTTCATGCCTCTAGGCTCACGGTTGGTTAAACTCTTCACCGTGGAAGGACATCTGGGTTTCCTTTCTTTGGCTATTGGgagtaaagctgctgtgaacattcacgtACAGATTTTTACGAGAGCATCAGTTTCCACCTCTCTGAGATGAGTGTTCAGGTAGCGGTTGCTACCATGCATGCTCAGTTTTATAAGAAACAGCTAAACCTTTCTCCAGAGTGGCCGCACCATTTTATTCGCCCACCAACCATGAGAGATCCAGTTTCTCCTCGCCAGCATTTGCTggtgtcactattttttattttagccattctgagaggtgtgtgaGCGATACCTTGGTGTGgcttgaatttgcatttctctggggGCCAgttatgttgaacatcttttcatgtgcttatttgccatctgtacatcCTCTTTCGTGAAGtgtcttttgcctgttttctgatttttttttttaactttagtgttttgagaattttttatatatccttggtactagtcctttgtcagatacgaGGCTTGCAAATGttcctcccagtctgtagcttttggcttttcctcctcttcacaGCCCTTTGACAGAGCAAAAgctttccattttcccttttatgGGTCATGCTTTTGGAGTCAAATCTAAGAAAGGCCTTAAGGTTTTGTGCTGTCCATTTGCCTCTGTGgcccactttgagttaatttctgtatcAGATGTGAAgttcaggtttttgtttgtttgtttttgcctttgggTGTCCAGTTGCTCCAGCAACACTTGTTGAAAATGCTGTTCTTCTAGAGCATAgtttttgctcctttgtcaaaatgCAGTTGGGCCAATTATTTGTATGGGTCTGTCCTGGGTTCTCTGgtctgttccattgacctgtgTGTCTGTCCCTCTGCTGACACCACAGTCTGGATTAGCCCACCTGTATTCCAAGTCCTGAAAACACTGCGTGTtgctccaggccccacccagcaggTCTGGGGGAAGTTTCTGGCTGTTGgcactccaccccccaccccagtgtcACCATCCTGGAGTCGGTCAGTGGGGACTGGGGACAACCAGCCTTCCTTTGCCTGGCTGGGTGATTCTGGCTCCCAGGCCTGAATCCAGGGGCGCAGAGCCCAGGTGCCCCTGAGCCTTCTGGAGCCACCAGCTTTCTGCTTTTACTGGCCTCTGCTTCCTGGTTGGCACCTggtctggggaaggagaggagttCCAGGGCCTGACTCCTCCgggagggggttgggaaggggaaCAGGGCCAGGTGTGAGGTGGACAGGCATGCcagctgcctccctcttcctcttgtgTGAGTGgtcaccctgcctcccagccctggctctgctgcaATTCTGGGACTCCTCTGGGAAGCGCTTACCCCAGTGCTCTGTGGGAGGCCTTGGGCCCAAGTCACAGTCCCCATTGTACCTCTTAGCTGCTctggggctctggggaaggaCATGTGCCCCGTGTGCCTTCAGGACTGTGTTTGCAGAGAACGTGATGATAACCCTGTCTCCCTTGGGCTGCCCTGACCCTGAGCTCCCCGGTCAGTACTCAGGAATGTGAGCCTTGGGCCGCTTGTGCTCCTGGGCCAGAGGGAGGCACTCCGTACGTTGGAGCAGGGTTCCACCAGAGGTTAGCTTGCCTCAGgcggtgtgtctgtgtgtgaggcCTTGCAGCCCCTAAAAGGCAGTGTGCTCTAGAGTGGAACCTTGACACAGAGATGCAAAGTGGGGCCTTCTGGGAGACCTCCTGAGAACCACAGCCAGCATGCCTCTGTGCTTAGGCTGGGTGGAGGTGGGCGTGGGAGGTGGCCTTGCTGGGGATTGGGGTTGGGGTGCCAGCAAGGGCCCAGGCCTGGTTGGCGAAGGGCTTGCTTTTGGGGGTGTCTGAGGGCATTGGCATCCTGCAGGAGCAGCTAGCCTCTTCCTTGCTCGTTTTTCTGAGATGCTGAGTGGGAGAGAGCCAGCCCTACATAGTAGGAGGACCTGCCCCCTACCCCAGCATTGGCACACAGGTTCCATGAGTGTCTGCTGGCCACTGCTCCTGTGTCCCCGTTGGCCCCTTGCCTTGTCCATGGGTGCCTGTCAACCCTCTGCCCATTCACTGCGCTGTGTGTGCGTCcctgccttgttgggaactcagcaTGGGTGTCACTGCGATCTAGGGGGGTCAGGTCTGCCTGCCTTGGCCCTGTGCCCATGTCATTCCCAGGCAGCCCCCCTTGGCCTCAAGGGAGTGAGCACACGCTGCCCTTCTGCTGCCCTGGGCGGCGGCCGGGGAGAAGGGCGGCCAGGGATGGGCTGCTGGTCCCACACCTGGTTCCAGCAGGTGTCCCACAAACCTCTCCCTCAGGCCAGGCTGGAGGATGGCTGACCATGAGGGCCCCTGGCATCCACAGGTCCCTCCCCGTGGTGGGCAATCCCCAACCCCCAGCAGGTGATGCCTCCTGGCTGGCCCTCCAtcttcctctgctgcctctggcctctctctccacccacagGGCCTTCCGGGAGCGGTTCTGGCAATCGGGTCCTGGATGTTCCCTGGCTTTTATGGATAGCAAGGCCTtcgtgtgggggagggggaatgtgGAAAGAATTTGGAATCAGAAAGCCTGCTTCCAGAGCCATTCCAGGGGCTGGGGCCCTGGAGGGGAGTTAGGGAGCCTGGCCAGGGAGGGTTAATGCTGGCTTCTGGGCTGGGTTTCCGGGGTAGGGAGGGCAGAGGTTTGCCAGGGTGGGCAGTGCAGAGCGGAGCCAATGCAAGGCTGCCCTGACCCCCCTGAGTGGGCTCCCAGATCCCAGTCTCACCCTGCTCTACCCTCCATCAgttggagcagaggaagggctgGGCTTGGTGCTCGGACCCACTTCGCCCTACTCTGCCCTGCTGACAGGGGTCTCCCAGCTGCATCTCCACTGACTTCCTTCCCTCTTGTCCCAGCAGCCAGAGAAACTGAGTCCCACGTAAGCACCGGTGAGGGCTGCTTCCTTCCACCCACAGACCTGGCCTTTAGGCTGCTCCCAAGCCAATGAACCCCATGAACCCCATGAAACCTGCCCTGCCCCCCGCGCCACACGGGTGAGTGGAGGCTcctgctgccctcccctctcAGGTCCCAGCACACGGGTGGGTGGTGGAGTGGGACTCCTCTGCTCCCAGCTTTCAGTTCTTCCCAGGTGGGGTTCTTGGCCCCTTGGCCTCCTGACCCAGGCTCCCTACCCGCCTCTCTCCTTGCAGTGATGGTCCATTCGCTTATGAGGCGGTGCCTTGGCAACAAAGTGCCAGTCAGCCAGCAGGATCGCTGTCTGTGGTCACAACCGTGTGGGGAGTCGGCAACGCGGCACAGAGCCAGGTGAGCCCACACCCTGAGAGCCGCCAGAGCCCACCTCAGATCTCGGAGAAGTGGAGCCAGGccttcctgagtctcccacctcCTCAGGGACTGGTTCTTCCACGTATGGCGTGGGATCGCCTGTCTGCACCTGGCTTCCACACAGCCACCTGTGAGCAGCTGCTCCCACCTGTCGTACCACCCCTCCCCTccgctctcctccctccccctcccctctgcccccacctccacctcctcacctGCCAGGCCTCTCCTTTCCAGCGCATTAGAAGTACTGCATGAAGCAAGTTGGATGGTTTCCTTTAGTGATTCTTGCTTCCTTATAGGTTTTGGGGAACCCCATGGGCCCAGCGGGGAGCCCCCCCGGCAGCTCCATGATGCCCGGCGTGGCAGGTGGCAGCTCGGCCCTGAACTCCCCGCAGTGCCTCGGGCAGCAGGCGTTCGGTGAGGGTGGTGCCAACAAGGGCTACGTGCAGCAAGGGGTGTACAGCCGTGGGGGCTACCCCGGGGGCCCCAGCTTCACCACCGGGTAAGCAGGACCCTCCTCGCCTGGCAGGTGTGCTCGGAGATTTCTGAGGACAGTGCTTCTAACTTGGTGGGTCCCCGGAACTGTGTGATACCGATTTGTTGAACTTGGCATCCCTGCTCCTGCTGGCTCCCACGCCTAATGAGAGAGTGTCCGGGAAAGAGTGGGCTCCCCATGGGTGCTGGGTGCCCCCCAGCTGACGGCGGGAAGTGTTCTGTGCCGAGCCGTCCGTGTCTCTTACAGGTATGCAGGCGGCCCGGGAGGGCCGGCGGGCCTGGGCCTCCCCTCACATGCCGCTCGGCCCTCCACTGACTTCACgcaagcggcggcggcggcagctgtggctgccgccgccgccacggCCACCGCCACGGCCACGGCCACTGTGGCCGCCCTCCAGGAGAAGCAGAGCCAGGAGCTGAGCCAGTACGGAGCGGTGAGGCCCGGCAGCTCCTCCTGTGTGGGCCCCTATGCGCTGGCCCAGAAGGCAGGGGCTAGTCAGGCAGCCAGGGTGGAGGACCCCAGACATGCAGGCAGTGTGCCGGGGCTGGTGACGATGAGGCGGGTGAGAGGGACATGGGTGGGGCAGGAGTGAGGAGCTGAGGGGAGCCCTGGGATGGGGACAGCCTGTTTGCAAGGGGCAGGCACAGGGTTGGCGCCCACAGTAGTGGGTACAGCCTGGATgattcctctctcttcccagatCGGGGCTGGACAGTCTTTTAACAGCCAGTTCCTGCAGCACGGAGGTCCCCGGGGGCCCAGCGTCCCCAGCAGCATGAACCCTGCCAGCGTGGGAGGGCTGATGGGCCCCTCCGGCATGAGCCCCATGGGCATGAACCCCACCCGGGCAGTGGGCATGGCGCCCCTGTATGCAGGGCAGCGCCTGCCCCAGCATGGGTACCCTGGGCCTCCCCAGGCCCAGGCACTCCCCCGACAGGGCGTCAAGAGAGCCTACTCCAGTGAGGTGAGTGGCCAGGCCTCGTCACCCTGAGCACCATCAGAGCCACTGTGTGTGAGAGAAACAGGCTGGGCCtgacggggtggggtgggcaccACTGTCCCTCCCTGGGAACCGGCTTCCCCGACACCCATTCTCCTGGgcattttgtctcttttctctttcaggtGTATCCCGGGCAGCAGTACCTGCAAGGAGGCCAGTATGGGCCCAGCGCCACCCAGTATGCACCTGGCCCtggccagccccctgccccctcctcctacCCTGGGCACAGGCTTCCCCTGCAGCAGGGCGGGGGCCAGTCCCTGCCCACATCGGGCCCCGCAGGACTGCACTACAAGGTAGGGCCAGCTTCTCCTCTGCCGGACCCACACCAAGAGCTGTGGGGTACAGATGGACCTTGAGGcgggctgggctggctggggagggggcccgCGTGTGCTCAGGTGACCAGGCAACCAGGAGCTTCACAGGGGTCCTGACCAGTATAGGTGGCTCTCAAGAGGGGTATCCAGGTCTGAAAGAACCCTCTGTGAGATTTGTGTATCTAAGTGGAAATTTGGCAAagggagcagcaggcaggcaCCACCTGAGCGTCTTTTATGGAAAAGTGTCCCCGTTCCCTCTGCTTGCTGCAGAGGAGCACAGCGAGGGGACGGGCCTGTCAGGAGTGTGTAGAGGGAGGGGTCTGAACAACAGGTGCCACTGGACGGGAGGGGACGTGTGTGTACGTTAGTCCTTTCAGCCTCTCTGTGGCTTCCCTGTAAGCCCCTCTGATATTTGGGGTCAGCCCTTTTTCTGTAGTGGTACTTTTTACAATTATGAAATCAGTATGTACACCCTGTAGGTTATTAGGAAAACACACAAAGTATATAACGAAGAAAATAAAGGCCAGGACCCGCGTGTGTGGTGGGCCCTCTGTCTCCAGCCCTCCCCTACGGTCACGTTCAGGGGCCTGGCTCAGGGTCGGTGGCAGCCTCAGGCACATGCAGTTTTCTCTCCCGCAGCCTGCAGACCAGTTCAATGGGCAGGGGGCCAGCTTCAACGGGGGCAGCGTCAGCTGCAGTCAGCCCAGCCTGAGTTGGGCATATGGGCGGCTGGGCAGATGGGCAAGCAGGTGGGAGGCTCACAGGGTGGGTGTGTGGAGAGAGGGTCCCCAGGCAGGAGGAATTGTGGGCGCCCGCTACCTGTGGGCGCCCAACCAGGCCCCCCTGAGCTTGCCCCCTGCCTATTTCTGGTCTGAGGACTCCCAGTGGGTGCTCCAAGAACAAACCCCACCTCAACACCATTCCACCTTGACTGTTTGCTCGACCCCACAGCCTGCTCGTTCCATCCCCGGCTACCCCAGCTCCCCACTGCCAGGGAGCCCCACGCCGCCCATGACCCCTGGCAGCAGCGTCCCCTACATGTCCACCAGCCAGGAGGTCAAATCTCCCTTCCTGCCCGACCTCAAGCCCAGCGTGAGCAGCTTGCACCCGTCACCCCCTGGTGAGTGTCATCTGCTCCCGGGACAGGTGGGAGGGCTCCAGAGAGTCCTGTGgggaagttgggggtgggggaccctcACCTTTATGTTCTCGTCATGGACCTCTTTGCAAACCTGTTTGAGGTATGGCTCTTCTCTCTAGAAAAATACTAGCGTGCGCCAAATGTTCTGGGGACTTACGGGCCCTCTGAAGCCCACTTCTGGTTAAGAACTCCTTCGCAGGGGACCACTGCAAGAGCAGTTCGAGCCCTAAAACCCTACCCTGAGCACTGGGGTGATGGCAGGTGGCCTGTTCATGGCTCTTAGCCCCTCTGACAGCACCAGCAGCACCTTCTTTTTGGGTTGGAGGCATATTCTCTAGTCATAATTTTGGGATCACTGGGCCAGGTGACTGAGACAAGACAGATGACAGGACACCAGGATCCTGTTCCTCTGGGAGGTGAAGGCTGAGCCTAGGGTCCCAGGAGAGATGCTGCCCAAACCCCAGTcctgtgaaggaggaggagggggccgcGGTCCCTGCGATGGGGTGGGGGCACACCACCCGGCCTGGCAGGTGGCCTGGTCACACCTGTGTGGCCTGCTTCCAGGCAGCGGCCCCTGTGATGAGCTGCGGCTGACCTTCCCCGTGCGGGACGGGGTGGTCCTCGAGCCCTTCCGCCTGCAGCACAACCTGGCCGTGAGCAACCACGCCTTCCAGCTCCGCGACTCTGTCTACAAGACCCTGATGCTGAGGCCTGACCTGGAGCTGCAGTTCAAGTGCTACCACCATGAGGACCGGCAGATGAACACCAACTGGCCGGCCTCGGTGCAGGTCAGCGTCAACGCCACCCCGCTCACCATTGAGCGTGGTGACAACAAGACCTCCCACAAGCCCTTATACCTGAAGCACGTGTGCCAGCCGGGCCGCAACACCATCCAGATCACCGTCACGGCCTGCTGCTGCGTGAGTACCCTCCGCGGGCCGTGATCGGGGTGTCCTCGCTGAACAGAAGAGCGTCggctttcctccttccctcccgtAGTTCCCTGTCCAATCCGTTCTCCTGGCCATTTAAGAAAAAGGTCCCGGTTAAAAACGCCCTCACTGCTTTCCGGTTAGGTTCTGTTAACTCAATTTGATGCTCGTGTTAATTATGTCAGAGAAACTGACCGAGCCTGCGTCTTTCCTGGAGGATGCTCATGGAGTCCCCGGCTGCCCCTGGGTCCCTGTTAGGAGTCACCTGGATTCCAGCAGGCCCCAGGATCTGGGACTGGAGGAGGCAGAATGCACTTAGATGGGCAGCACTGCTCAGCCTGGGTGGGAGGGAGCTGAGGCGGGGCAGCTCTGATGCATTTCTGCGGCTTGGAATGTCTTCACTTGGACCAGCGTAAGTCAGTCACGGTGGATGCTGTAGGCAGGGTGCATTCAGGGGCCTCTCTGCGTTTTGCCAGGGAGGCCGTGATTGAACACGGGTGCAGACACAGTGGGCTTTACAGATAGTGGCTTTACAGATAGGCTTGGGCACGGTCCCCTGGGCTCcccggggaggggcagcaggcGGCCTCCCTGTGCATTAGCAATGAGAGAACAGTTCCCGGCTGCCGAGGCGCCAGGCCCGCGCGTGCTGCACCTCTGTGGCCTGCATCCCCCTGACCAGAGCCTCCCGTTGCAGTCCCACCTCTTCGTGCTGCAGCTGGTGCACCGGCCCTCCGTCCGCTCGGTGCTGCAGGGTCTCCTCAAGAAGCGCCTCCTGCCTGCTGAGCACTGCATCACCAAGAGTGAGTGGCCCTTGCCTTCCTCGGCCCCCGGGCAGCCAGCTTCTGCCTCTGCCGGGGCCACTGCTGCACCTGGCATGTCCCCAGGTCAGATAAGACCATCTCCTGCGGGGTAGCAGCTCTGCACGGGGGGCGACAGTCAACTCCAAATGGTCCCTCAGAGCTGTTGAGCCAGCAGcaacagggtcctgctcagcAGCCCTGTACTCAagtcctcctttccccttttgaTCTTAGTAAAGCGGAACTTCAGCAGCGGCACCATCCCTGGCACCCCTGGGCCCAACGGAGAGGACGGGGTGGAGCAGACGGCCATTAAGGTGTCACTCAAGTGCCCCATCACCTTCCGCAGAATCCAGCTCCCTGCCCGAGGTCACGACTGTCGCCACATACAGGTGGGTGTTCACTGCAGAGCTTTGCCCGGACTTCGGTCATTTAACTGTTTTTAGCAGATGTGAGCTCTGAGCCTCGGCCGGTGGGTGATGGGACAGGCCAGCCAGTGGGCAGGTGGCCTGGCTTCCCCATGGTCTCCCCCCAGACTGGGCTTTTGTTTCTTGAATATTATTCGAAGTATAACGACCACTTTACTGCATTCACGGGGCTCCGATTTTATAGAGTGtccaggaggcagggcacagccttCTTCCTGCTCCCAGTAACGCCTTCATTTCTGTCTCTGCACAAACGCTCTGCAGGTGGGTTAGTACGTGCACACACCTCACCCCCACCTTTTGGTTACGGAAATGGTACGCATTGCTCTGCACCATACTTTTTTCCTTCTACACCACTTCCTGGAGGTCATTCTCTGTCAGCACAGCTGCCCAGTTCTTCCTGCTTCGGCCACATGGCGTTCCAGTCCCAGTGAGGGCTGCGAAGGCCGTCCCCAGTCTCAGTTTGTTAGGACGACACTGCAGGGAAAGCGTGGTACACGTGGCTTCTCAGACAGGCAGTAAATAAGTCCCACATTTAACCGCAGGGCTGGCTCGCAGGGTGGGGCCGGGTTGGCCCAGCCCCAGTGTGTGCAGCggcctcttcccttctccccctctCCACAGTGCTTCGACCTAGAGTCGTATCTACAGCTCAACTGTGAGCGAGGGACCTGGAGGTGCCCCGTGTGCAAGTGAGTGTGTCAGAGACGGTCCCCACAGCTCGGAAGGGGGCGGGCGGCAGGCACTTCCTCAGGGCCAGTCACAGGCGTTTCTTTCCAGTAGCACTGAGAAACATCCAGGCCAGGTGTGGGGCATCACAGCACAGACTGGGGATGGTGTGGCTCAGGGCAGAGACCTCACACAGGGTCACCTCCTCTATACAGTCGCCTGCCAGGATTATCTCACACAGGGTCACCTCGTGCAGGGTGACCTCACACTGGGAGCCGAGAAGTGGCAGGGCCTGTGGCCAGGTTGGGCCAGGCCTCTGAGATGTGTCGCCTTTGTTTACAGCAAGACAGCGTTGCTGGAGGGCCTGGAGGTGGACCAGTACATGCTGGGCATCCTCATTTACATTCAGAAGTAAGTCTCCTTTCCTGCGCCCCCAGCGTCTttggccagcagagggcagccctGGGACAGGTGGGGAGACCCCCCTCGTGGCTCACCCAGGGAGCAGGCTCAACTCCAGGCCATGGACAGAGTCCATGTGCGACCTGGGTGTGGCACCCCACAAGGCACGTGGAAGGTGCCGGGTGGCCACGAGCACTGGAGTGGAAGGTCTGCCTAAACGTGGCCCCGGGCCCCAGGCCAGGAGAGGCAGCAGGCCAGGCAGTGACCGGCGCTCACATGTCCCCGCCCAGCTCCGACTATGAGGAGATCACCATTGACCCCACGTGCAGCTGGAAGCCAGTGCCTGTGAAGCCTGACGTGCACGTCAAGGAGGAGCCAGACGGGCCGGTGCTGAAGCGCTGCCGCACCGTCAGCCCCGCCCACGTGCTCATGCCCAGCGTGATGGAGATGATCGCTGCCCTGGGCCCCAGTGCCACTCCCTTCGCCCCCCTGCAGCCCCCCTCAGCTCCTGCCCCCGGCGATTACCCCAGCCAGGGTGAGTACAGTGGGGACTCAGCCTGGAAACAGGTGGGTCGTCCTCTCCAACCTGCCTGTCACCTGTGAATGCGTCACTTCAAGGACCACGAGCCTGGGGCCTGGTTAGGGACCTGGCAGCATAGGGGCATCCTCGGTCTAGCTCCTGGGGGTGGGCGGCAGGGCCCCCAGCTGTGGGTgcacccaccctccccagcagTTTGGAGCAAAGGTCTATTGCTGGCACACTTCCATGGACCTGCTCCATCTGACCCAGCAGGAGCGTCTGGGTGTGGTGGGTCCCATTCCTGTCCCCTCATAGCCTCCTGGCAGTGTCATGAGGCCAGTTCCCCAGCAGCAATGAGAAAAAGTGCCCTATTCTGAATAGTGACTTCCATAAAACCCAGCTCATTACCTGGGTGAGCGCTGTGAGTCCTGCCCACGCTGTGGCTGGCCCGCCCTCCTGGTGCTCTACCAGCGTGAGCCCCTGTCCTCACCCAGGACCTCGCTCTCCTCTCTCAGGTTCCAGCTTCCTGGGGCCAGGGACCTTCCCCGACTCCTTCCCGCCCACCACGCCCAGCACCCCGACCCTTACTGAGTTCACCCCAGGGCCACCTCCAGCCTCCTATCAATCCGACATTCCCAGCAGCATCCTGACGCCAGAGAAGTCTGCCGCCTGCCTCCCAGGCCAGGTCAGTGCCAAGCCAAGGGTTGGGAATCTGTCCCCCCAGGGAGCCCTTGGGCCATTGTACTagattcttctctcctttctcagatggcaccagcaggtcacctggaccCGGCCCATAACCCCGGGCCACCAGGGCTGCACGCTCCCAACCTTGGCGGCCCCCCAGGGCCCCAGCTGCACCATCCGAACCCTCCCCCCGCGTCCCGGCAGCCCCTGGGCCCAGTGAACTCGGGTCCCATCGGCGAGCTGGCCTTCAGTGCTACCACAGGCATAATGGGCCCCCCCAtgtctggggcaggggaggccccAGAACCAGCCCTGGATGTGAGTACTGGGCCCCATGCTGGGGAGGGCTTGGGagccggggctgggggtggtttaTCCGTCGTCCCCAGGGTCCACGTGCTTCGTAGAAGGGAGGACACTGACACCTCAGTGACTTCCAGATGCAGG encodes:
- the ZMIZ2 gene encoding zinc finger MIZ domain-containing protein 2 isoform X1, which encodes MNPMNPMKPALPPAPHGDGPFAYEAVPWQQSASQPAGSLSVVTTVWGVGNAAQSQVLGNPMGPAGSPPGSSMMPGVAGGSSALNSPQCLGQQAFGEGGANKGYVQQGVYSRGGYPGGPSFTTGYAGGPGGPAGLGLPSHAARPSTDFTQAAAAAAVAAAAATATATATATVAALQEKQSQELSQYGAIGAGQSFNSQFLQHGGPRGPSVPSSMNPASVGGLMGPSGMSPMGMNPTRAVGMAPLYAGQRLPQHGYPGPPQAQALPRQGVKRAYSSEVYPGQQYLQGGQYGPSATQYAPGPGQPPAPSSYPGHRLPLQQGGGQSLPTSGPAGLHYKPARSIPGYPSSPLPGSPTPPMTPGSSVPYMSTSQEVKSPFLPDLKPSVSSLHPSPPGSGPCDELRLTFPVRDGVVLEPFRLQHNLAVSNHAFQLRDSVYKTLMLRPDLELQFKCYHHEDRQMNTNWPASVQVSVNATPLTIERGDNKTSHKPLYLKHVCQPGRNTIQITVTACCCSHLFVLQLVHRPSVRSVLQGLLKKRLLPAEHCITKIKRNFSSGTIPGTPGPNGEDGVEQTAIKVSLKCPITFRRIQLPARGHDCRHIQCFDLESYLQLNCERGTWRCPVCNKTALLEGLEVDQYMLGILIYIQNSDYEEITIDPTCSWKPVPVKPDVHVKEEPDGPVLKRCRTVSPAHVLMPSVMEMIAALGPSATPFAPLQPPSAPAPGDYPSQGSSFLGPGTFPDSFPPTTPSTPTLTEFTPGPPPASYQSDIPSSILTPEKSAACLPGQMAPAGHLDPAHNPGPPGLHAPNLGGPPGPQLHHPNPPPASRQPLGPVNSGPIGELAFSATTGIMGPPMSGAGEAPEPALDLLPELTNPDELLTYLGPPDLPTNNNDDLLSLFENN
- the ZMIZ2 gene encoding zinc finger MIZ domain-containing protein 2 isoform X4 is translated as MNPMNPMKPALPPAPHGDGPFAYEAVPWQQSASQPAGSLSVVTTVWGVGNAAQSQVLGNPMGPAGSPPGSSMMPGVAGGSSALNSPQCLGQQAFGEGGANKGYVQQGVYSRGGYPGGPSFTTGYAGGPGGPAGLGLPSHAARPSTDFTQAAAAAAVAAAAATATATATATVAALQEKQSQELSQYGAIGAGQSFNSQFLQHGGPRGPSVPSSMNPASVGGLMGPSGMSPMGMNPTRAVGMAPLYAGQRLPQHGYPGPPQAQALPRQGVKRAYSSEVYPGQQYLQGGQYGPSATQYAPGPGQPPAPSSYPGHRLPLQQGGGQSLPTSGPAGLHYKPADQFNGQGASFNGGSVSCSQPSLSWPARSIPGYPSSPLPGSPTPPMTPGSSVPYMSTSQEVKSPFLPDLKPSVSSLHPSPPGSGPCDELRLTFPVRDGVVLEPFRLQHNLAVSNHAFQLRDSVYKTLMLRPDLELQFKCYHHEDRQMNTNWPASVQVSVNATPLTIERGDNKTSHKPLYLKHVCQPGRNTIQITVTACCCSHLFVLQLVHRPSVRSVLQGLLKKRLLPAEHCITKIKRNFSSGTIPGTPGPNGEDGVEQTAIKVSLKCPITFRRIQLPARGHDCRHIQCFDLESYLQLNCERGTWRCPVCNKTALLEGLEVDQYMLGILIYIQNSDYEEITIDPTCSWKPVPVKPDVHVKEEPDGPVLKRCRTVSPAHVLMPSVMEMIAALGPSATPFAPLQPPSAPAPGDYPSQGSSFLGPGTFPDSFPPTTPSTPTLTEFTPGPPPASYQSDIPSSILTPEKSAACLPGQMAPAGHLDPAHNPGPPGLHAPNLGGPPGPQLHHPNPPPASRQPLGPVNSGPIGELAFSATTGIMGPPMSGAGEAPEPALDLLPELTNPDELLTYLGPPDLPTNNNDDLLSLFENN
- the ZMIZ2 gene encoding zinc finger MIZ domain-containing protein 2 isoform X2; this translates as MNPMNPMKPALPPAPHGDGPFAYEAVPWQQSASQPAGSLSVVTTVWGVGNAAQSQVLGNPMGPAGSPPGSSMMPGVAGGSSALNSPQCLGQQAFGEGGANKGYVQQGVYSRGGYPGGPSFTTGYAGGPGGPAGLGLPSHAARPSTDFTQAAAAAAVAAAAATATATATATVAALQEKQSQELSQYGAIGAGQSFNSQFLQHGGPRGPSVPSSMNPASVGGLMGPSGMSPMGMNPTRAVGMAPLYAGQRLPQHGYPGPPQAQALPRQGVKRAYSSEVYPGQQYLQGGQYGPSATQYAPGPGQPPAPSSYPGHRLPLQQGGGQSLPTSGPAGLHYKPARSIPGYPSSPLPGSPTPPMTPGSSVPYMSTSQEVKSPFLPDLKPSVSSLHPSPPGSGPCDELRLTFPVRDGVVLEPFRLQHNLAVSNHAFQLRDSVYKTLMLRPDLELQFKCYHHEDRQMNTNWPASVQVSVNATPLTIERGDNKTSHKPLYLKHVCQPGRNTIQITVTACCCSHLFVLQLVHRPSVRSVLQGLLKKRLLPAEHCITKIKRNFSSGTIPGTPGPNGEDGVEQTAIKVSLKCPITFRRIQLPARGHDCRHIQCFDLESYLQLNCERGTWRCPVCNKTALLEGLEVDQYMLGILIYIQNSDYEEITIDPTCSWKPVPVKPDVHVKEEPDGPVLKRCRTVSPAHVLMPSVMEMIAALGPSATPFAPLQPPSAPAPGDYPSQGSSFLGPGTFPDSFPPTTPSTPTLTEFTPGPPPASYQSDIPSSILTPEKSAACLPGQMAPAGHLDPAHNPGPPGLHAPNLGGPPGPQLHHPNPPPASRQPLGPVNSGPIGELAFSATTGIMGPPMSGAGEAPEPALDVVCEPESAHKSR